The genome window agccagtgccatcatcaaggacagcacccaccctggctctgacctgttccacctgctgccctctgggaagcgctacaggagcattaaaaccaagacgaacaggctaaaaaacagcttcttccccagggccataaccaccctgaacagacttccccattgaccctcataactgccttctcttcggtgcaataacccattccaccaaccacactgtttcatgtagatattaatgtacatattcatttcaccctctgtatagagtgtacacttgttttatcgcactgtatggaatggcctcaatctcgttaccctgcgtaatgacaataaagctgattctgattctgattctgattctgatttgtggttatgttaggccagcagagaaggtcttgctggcaCTGGATTGAATTAATGGTAGCGTTCATTATTTTGTGCCACTTCTTCTACCTTAATAACTACTCTTTGTCCCAGCAGCATCAGAGGACGGTTGCTCCTTAATCCTCAAGCCCCCCAGAGTGGTGGTGGGCTTCGGCCAGCCCGTGTCGGTCAGTTGCGAGGCCGCCCGGCCCGTGCGGGTGCTGGGCTGGGAGTCGGCCGTCAGCGCGGCGCACACCCAGCAGGGCCCGAGCGTGCAGTGGAAGGTGGACAGCCTCATCGACTGGATTGACGAGCCCATCTGTTACGGCGTCTTCTTCACCACGCCACGCCAGTGCGAGGAGAAGCTCAACCTCGTCCTCTACAGTGAGACATCTCCTCTGCTTGTTTCTCTTCTTCTTACCACACCTTATTGTCTTGTCCCCGCAGATTCTTCTTACCACACCTTATTGTCTTGTGCCCGCAGATTCTTCTTACCACACCTTATTGTCTTGTCCTCACAGAGACCCCAGACAGTGTCACCATCAGGACGGTGAACCACACTTGTTTCTCTTCTTCTTACCACACCTTATTGTCTTGTCCTCGCAGAGAGCCCAGACAGTGTCACCATCAGGACGGTGAACCACACTTGTTTCTCTTCTTCTTACCACACCTTATTGTCTTGTCCTCGCAGAGACCCCAGATAGTGTCACCTTCAGGACCCTCAACCACACTTGTTTCTCTTCTTCTTACCACACCTTATTGTCTTGTCCCCGCAGAGAGCCCAGATAGTGTCACCTTCAGGACCCTCAACCACACTTGTTTCTCTTCTTCTTACCACACCTTATTGTCTTGTGCCCGCAGAGACCCCAGACAGTGTCACCATCAGGACGGTGAACCACACTTGTTTCTCTTCTTCTTCCCACACCTTATTGTCTTGTCCTCACAGAGACCCCAGACAGTGTCACCATCAGGATGGTGAACCACACTTCTTCTTACTACACCTTATTGTCTTGTCCTCGCAGAGAGCCCAGACAGTGTCACCATCAGGACGGTGAACCACACTTGTTTCTCTTCTTCTTACCACACCTTATTGTCTTGTCCTCGCAGAGAGCCCAGACAGTATCACCATCAGGACGGTGAACCTTCTCTTCTTCTTACCACACCTTATTGTCTTGTCCTCGCAGAGACCCCAGATAGTGTCACCTTCAGGACCCTCAACCACACTTGTTTCTCTTCTTCTTACCACACCTTATTGTCTTGTCCTCGCAGAGACCCCAGATAGTGTCACCTTCAGGACCCTCAACCACACTTGTTTCTCTTCTTCTTACCACACCTTATTGTCTTGTGCCCGCAGAGACCCCAGACAGTGTCACCATCAGGACGGTGAACCACACTTGTTTCTCTTCTTCTTACCACACCTTATTGTCTTGTCCTCACAGAGACCCCAGACAGTGTCACCATCAGGACGGTGAACCACACTTCTTCTTACTACACCTTATTGTCTTGTCCTCGCAGAGAGCCCAGACAGTGTCACCATCAGGACGGTGAACCACAGCGGCCCCATGCAGGAGGGCAAGGAATACCAGCTGCTCTGCGAGGTGCAGAACGTCGCTCCCGTCCAGTACCTCAACTTGAGGTGGTACAGAGGCCCCACCCAGGTGTACAACCGCTCCTTTTCTGACCTCACGTCTGCCTCGCCGGTGCAAGTGTCCTCCGTCCTGGTCATCACGCCCACCAAAGCCGACAACGGTGCACGCTACAGCTGTGTAGCAGAGCTGGAACTGGGACCGGAGGGACCGCAACCGCCTCTGGCTGTCACCTCGCAGACCCTGAGAGCTTCTGTGCACTGTGAGTCTGACATGCTCTCACTCCAAACCATATCAAGAGCTATATTTGGCCCGGAGCATATTCAACTAATTATTAGTATTAAGGACGTGCCGATCGATCAACCACCACTCACTGGCAGACAATTTTCCTGATTCCATTATTATCaaacagtgtgggtggggagtgtttccacggagtgtgaaatgtgggtgtcagggacagacgagatttacaacaaagttctaaagcttagtgatatatcacatatatcagattgtaggtggagtTTTTTACCTTTcatgttcatattttgctgtgtttgttgcatttttgttgcgtttcgcttgattgtaaaatatgtggacggagagagggtgtgacgttcatacgttgtcaatattcagtgttttatccttcatagttaatattgtaacattctttattttctttttttttgtcctgtcaatcttctcagacaaatcaaatagtagatgtagatgcccatatcggctgttcacatttactttacacaagagacgtgtgggatacttctcttgttgccttatttgtatttgaccttattaaatgtatttatattatcatttggtgcagccgggcaggagcaggaggggatagaaagagaaaaaaaggaagacagaggggaaattgtggggacaagagggggattagacagagagacaaaaacaacaacaacagaacaacatcagcaaataggatatgtacaaatatgatagtaaaagtgatagcaaagaagcagttagtgaaataaataatacagaaatgacaatgagcattattacactacaaatggagcaatacaaataccaacagaaatatcactattgataatgaataataacaactaccttcattatcaacaatacatatatgtaataataacttcaattacaaaagaaagcagataaatggagggaaaGAAATAGAAGCCAacgatattaaccttgtagattgttatagtaacaataggttaagctttgccagTGTGCTATGTGTTCCAGTTTACCGTAGGGCAACAACAAccttattttttgtcctgattaagaggaatgttttg of Entelurus aequoreus isolate RoL-2023_Sb linkage group LG09, RoL_Eaeq_v1.1, whole genome shotgun sequence contains these proteins:
- the LOC133657047 gene encoding hemicentin-2-like, with the protein product MEFVQVMVWTLCVISSASEDGCSLILKPPRVVVGFGQPVSVSCEAARPVRVLGWESAVSAAHTQQGPSVQWKVDSLIDWIDEPICYGVFFTTPRQCEEKLNLVLYKSPDSVTIRTVNHSGPMQEGKEYQLLCEVQNVAPVQYLNLRWYRGPTQVYNRSFSDLTSASPVQVSSVLVITPTKADNGARYSCVAELELGPEGPQPPLAVTSQTLRASVHFPPVFQSPGAESVDLTDGGEVTLNCSAAGNPEPAYSWWAPQALQELREEGHAVLASSSLLPGTYTCTASNTLGKKSKHFTVRAKEV